The sequence CAACGATCATCAACCAGGGTGCTGCTGTCGGGGTTTGTGGAAGCCAGCCTGACAAAGTTAGCTGTATCCAAATGTTCCAGGGTTTCGATAAAAACCCGGCCCCAGCGCCCGGCCCCGATCAATCCAAGCCTGAGGGGGGCCGCCGTCATATCCTACTGCTCGCCGGTATAGACGCTGTCGGCCCAGTCGAGGAAACGCTTCAGGCCTTCATCCAGATCGACGGCAGGGGCGAATTCCAGTTGCAGTTTGGCTTTACGGATATCGGGGGCGCGGCGATTGGGTTCGTCGGCCGGGTAGCTGTCGGGGTATTCGACGA is a genomic window of Rhodospirillaceae bacterium containing:
- a CDS encoding nucleoside-diphosphate sugar epimerase codes for the protein VEYPDSYPADEPNRRAPDIRKAKLQLEFAPAVDLDEGLKRFLDWADSVYTGEQ